The following are from one region of the Clostridia bacterium genome:
- the menA gene encoding 1,4-dihydroxy-2-naphthoate polyprenyltransferase, with amino-acid sequence MSLVSFLKLVEIPTKVASVIPFALGTLYSVYRFGRFNPKNFIMLFIALISFDMVTTAINNYYDYKKAHKTHGYGYESHNAIVSYNLKESTVLFTIFSLLAVASVFGFLLFLNTTPVTLLLGALSFAVGILYSFGPVPISRTPLGEMLSGLFMGFLIVFISIYAHVYDMGLVNLAFDGSMLGLSFNLKEVLYIFLLSIPTVSGIANIMLANNICDIEDDLENRRYTLPIYVGREKALSIFKALYYITYYDLIILLLLGITPAATALTLLTFIPVNRNISSFYKNQSKKDTFVLAVKNFLIINAVQLLAIGGTLIIEKLF; translated from the coding sequence ATGTCATTGGTAAGCTTTTTGAAGCTAGTAGAAATACCGACGAAGGTGGCAAGTGTTATACCCTTTGCATTGGGTACGCTGTATTCCGTCTACCGCTTTGGAAGGTTCAATCCCAAGAATTTTATAATGCTGTTTATAGCACTGATATCCTTTGATATGGTTACAACAGCAATAAATAATTACTATGATTACAAGAAAGCGCATAAAACCCATGGCTATGGTTACGAGAGCCATAATGCCATAGTAAGCTATAATTTGAAGGAGTCAACGGTTTTATTTACAATATTCTCGCTGTTGGCTGTTGCCTCTGTATTCGGCTTTTTGCTGTTCTTAAATACCACACCTGTTACTTTGCTGTTGGGGGCTTTGTCCTTTGCTGTAGGAATACTATACTCCTTTGGACCTGTACCTATATCCAGGACGCCTCTGGGAGAAATGCTTTCAGGCTTATTCATGGGCTTCTTAATTGTATTCATATCCATATATGCACATGTTTATGATATGGGATTAGTTAATTTAGCCTTTGACGGAAGTATGCTTGGTCTAAGCTTCAACCTGAAGGAAGTGCTTTATATCTTTCTGCTTTCAATACCTACGGTGAGCGGTATTGCAAACATTATGCTGGCAAACAACATATGCGATATTGAGGATGACCTGGAGAACAGGCGTTACACTCTTCCAATCTATGTGGGAAGGGAAAAAGCACTATCAATATTTAAAGCCTTGTATTACATAACCTATTATGACTTGATAATACTTTTGCTTTTGGGTATAACTCCTGCCGCAACAGCGCTTACGCTTCTTACCTTCATACCTGTAAACAGGAATATCAGCAGCTTCTATAAGAATCAGAGCAAGAAAGATACATTTGTATTAGCTGTTAAGAACTTTTTAATCATAAATGCAGTACAACTGCTTGCAATTGGCGGGACGTTAATTATTGAAAAGCTTTTTTAA
- a CDS encoding tryptophan transporter yields the protein MNLRKNILIALLLSIGYIMHQIVPGTIGNMKFDLMLSFIFVALLISRDFKSTILTALLGGFITALTTTFPGGQIANVVDKIVTCLCVYLMIKLFDKLKFKQISTGIIAFIGTIISGTTFLYTALIMVGLPAPFSVLFAGIVLPTAVTNIFVTLVVYNTAKLAIKATGAKFVQSKEL from the coding sequence ATGAATTTGAGAAAAAATATTCTTATAGCATTGCTGCTTTCCATAGGCTATATAATGCACCAGATAGTACCGGGTACAATAGGAAATATGAAGTTTGACCTAATGCTTTCCTTCATATTTGTTGCTCTGTTAATCAGCAGGGATTTTAAAAGCACAATACTTACCGCTCTTCTTGGCGGTTTCATCACTGCATTGACCACTACCTTCCCGGGTGGGCAGATAGCAAATGTTGTAGATAAAATAGTGACCTGCCTCTGTGTATACTTGATGATAAAGCTATTCGACAAACTGAAGTTCAAGCAGATATCAACAGGCATAATCGCCTTTATAGGAACTATAATAAGCGGCACTACATTCTTGTATACCGCACTGATTATGGTCGGGCTGCCAGCGCCATTCTCAGTACTCTTTGCAGGTATAGTGCTTCCTACTGCAGTAACAAACATATTTGTTACACTAGTTGTTTATAATACTGCGAAGCTCGCAATTAAAGCAACTGGAGCCAAATTCGTTCAATCGAAAGAACTATAA